Proteins from one Thermobifida alba genomic window:
- a CDS encoding MurT ligase domain-containing protein, whose amino-acid sequence MSELPLRAQLAAALGRGAASLSRATGRGDGSVIGGRIALKVEPNLLAELARGRRIALVSATNGKTTTTRLISSALREIGEIATNEHGANMPTGHITALSNNPRARIGVLETDEKYLPQVLRETNAVVVVLMNLSRDQMDRASEINLLAKKWREALAASQAHVVANADDPLVAWAGLGAPHATWVAAGQRWKEDSWCCPECGGHLKRDPDPHWECPECGLSRPHTTWSLDNATDTVTDPEGKEHRLQLRLPGDANRSNAVIALATAAAYGLRPEQVLPRLQEIESVAGRYTSIVTQGIEVRLLLAKNPAGWLESFAVLDPPRVPVILSVNAQIPDGRDTSWLWDVDYTVLRGRRVFVMGERRTDLALRLETDEVDFEVADSVDQVLTRLKAERPDITKVDVISNYTAFQQIRAAYGRVQ is encoded by the coding sequence ATGAGCGAACTTCCCTTGCGTGCCCAGCTCGCTGCCGCGCTGGGTAGGGGCGCGGCCTCGTTGTCCCGGGCCACCGGGCGCGGCGACGGCTCGGTCATCGGGGGGCGAATCGCGCTCAAGGTCGAACCGAACCTGCTCGCCGAACTCGCCCGCGGACGCCGGATCGCCCTGGTCAGCGCCACCAACGGAAAAACCACCACGACCAGACTGATCTCCTCGGCACTGCGTGAGATCGGCGAGATCGCCACCAACGAGCACGGTGCGAACATGCCGACCGGCCACATCACCGCACTGTCCAACAACCCCAGGGCGCGCATCGGCGTCCTGGAGACCGACGAGAAGTACCTGCCGCAGGTGCTCCGTGAGACCAACGCCGTCGTGGTCGTGCTGATGAACCTGAGCCGCGACCAGATGGACCGCGCCTCCGAGATCAACCTGCTGGCCAAGAAGTGGCGGGAGGCCCTGGCCGCCAGCCAGGCGCACGTCGTCGCCAACGCCGACGACCCGCTGGTCGCCTGGGCCGGGCTCGGCGCGCCCCACGCGACCTGGGTGGCGGCCGGTCAGCGGTGGAAGGAGGACTCGTGGTGCTGCCCCGAGTGCGGCGGCCACCTCAAACGGGACCCCGACCCGCACTGGGAGTGCCCCGAATGCGGGCTGAGCCGGCCGCACACCACCTGGTCGCTGGACAACGCCACCGACACGGTCACCGACCCCGAGGGGAAGGAGCACAGGCTCCAGCTGCGGCTGCCGGGGGACGCCAACCGGTCCAACGCAGTGATCGCCCTGGCCACGGCCGCCGCCTACGGGCTCCGTCCCGAGCAGGTGCTGCCCCGCCTGCAGGAGATCGAGTCGGTCGCCGGACGCTACACCTCGATCGTCACCCAGGGGATCGAGGTCAGGCTGCTGCTGGCGAAGAACCCCGCCGGATGGCTGGAGTCGTTCGCGGTCCTGGACCCGCCCCGGGTGCCGGTCATCCTCTCGGTGAACGCGCAGATCCCCGACGGCCGCGACACCTCCTGGCTGTGGGACGTGGACTACACGGTGCTGCGGGGGCGCCGCGTGTTCGTGATGGGGGAGCGCCGCACCGACCTCGCGCTGCGCCTGGAGACCGACGAGGTGGACTTCGAGGTCGCCGACAGCGTCGACCAGGTCCTCACCCGCCTCAAGGCGGAGCGGCCCGACATCACCAAGGTCGACGTGATCTCCAACTACACCGCTTTCCAGCAGATCCGCGCGGCCTACGGACGAGTCCAGTAG